In Fusobacterium periodonticum ATCC 33693, the following are encoded in one genomic region:
- a CDS encoding RNA-guided endonuclease TnpB family protein, with the protein MKIIKKAYKFRIYPTLEQIIFFSKNFGCVRKVYNLMLDDRKKDYEEYKSTGIKTKYPTPAKYKEEYPYLKEVDSLALANAQLNLEKAFKNFLKNKDFGFPKYKCKSNPVQSYTTNNQNTIYINDSYIKLPKLKSLVKIKLHREIKGIIKSVTISKNSLDHYFVSILCEEEIEELPKTNKNIGIDLGIKEFATMSDCIKVENLKLSKEYEKKLKREQRKLSRRCKIAKDSAK; encoded by the coding sequence ATGAAGATAATTAAAAAAGCATATAAATTCAGAATATATCCTACCTTAGAACAAATAATCTTTTTCTCAAAAAACTTTGGTTGTGTCAGAAAAGTTTATAATCTTATGTTAGATGATAGAAAGAAAGATTATGAAGAATATAAATCAACAGGAATTAAAACTAAATATCCTACTCCTGCTAAATATAAAGAAGAATATCCTTATTTAAAAGAAGTTGATAGTTTAGCTCTTGCTAATGCACAATTAAATTTAGAAAAGGCTTTTAAGAATTTTCTTAAAAATAAAGATTTTGGTTTTCCAAAATATAAGTGTAAATCTAACCCAGTCCAAAGCTATACTACAAATAATCAAAACACAATATACATTAACGATAGTTACATAAAACTTCCTAAATTAAAATCGCTAGTTAAAATCAAATTACATAGAGAAATAAAAGGTATAATTAAATCAGTAACAATAAGTAAAAATAGTCTTGATCATTATTTTGTTTCAATATTATGTGAAGAAGAAATAGAAGAATTACCAAAAACTAATAAAAATATTGGAATAGATTTAGGAATAAAAGAATTTGCAACAATGAGTGATTGTATAAAAGTAGAGAATTTAAAGCTATCAAAAGAATATGAGAAAAAACTGAAAAGAGAACAAAGAAAACTATCAAGGAGATGTAAAATTGCTAAAGATAGCGCAAAAA